A region from the Citrobacter koseri ATCC BAA-895 genome encodes:
- a CDS encoding Rsd/AlgQ family anti-sigma factor: protein MLNQLESLTEHVEGSNKLVDRWLHVRKHLLVAYYNLVGIKPGKESYMRLNEKALDDFCQGLVDYLSAGHFSIYEHIIREMEEGNPRSTATRLHSLLEANTQQIMEYYDSSLENAIDHDNYAEFQQVLSDIGEALEARFTLEDKLILLAFDNNLTLNAQDESGIARPA, encoded by the coding sequence ATGCTAAACCAGCTGGAAAGCCTGACGGAACACGTCGAAGGAAGTAATAAACTGGTTGATCGCTGGCTACATGTACGTAAGCACCTGCTCGTGGCTTACTACAATCTGGTTGGCATTAAGCCTGGCAAAGAATCGTACATGCGGCTGAATGAAAAAGCGCTGGATGATTTTTGTCAGGGCCTGGTCGACTACCTTTCCGCCGGACACTTCAGTATTTATGAACACATTATCCGAGAAATGGAAGAGGGAAACCCGCGTTCGACCGCAACGCGCCTCCATTCATTGCTGGAAGCCAATACTCAACAGATCATGGAATATTACGACTCCAGCCTGGAGAACGCGATCGATCACGATAATTATGCGGAATTTCAGCAAGTGCTCTCCGACATCGGCGAAGCGCTGGAAGCGCGGTTTACGCTGGAAGATAAACTCATCCTGCTGGCCTTCGACAATAATCTAACGCTTAATGCCCAGGATGAAAGCGGAATTGCACGGCCTGCTTGA
- the thiS gene encoding sulfur carrier protein ThiS, producing the protein MQIQFNDEPMQCADGLSVIDLLTQLNQLKPGAALALNQQILPREQWEQQIVQEGDQILLFQVIAGG; encoded by the coding sequence ATGCAGATTCAGTTCAATGATGAACCTATGCAGTGCGCTGACGGCCTGTCCGTTATCGATCTGCTCACTCAGCTTAATCAACTGAAACCAGGGGCGGCGCTGGCGCTGAATCAACAGATCCTGCCGCGTGAACAGTGGGAACAGCAAATCGTGCAGGAAGGCGACCAGATCCTGCTTTTTCAGGTTATTGCAGGGGGTTGA
- the purD gene encoding phosphoribosylamine--glycine ligase — protein MKVLVIGNGGREHALAWKAAQSPQVETVYVAPGNAGTALEPALQNVAIGVTDIPALLSFAQNEKIDLTIVGPEAPLVKGVVDTFRAAGLKIFGPTEGAAQLEGSKAFTKDFLARHQIPTAEYQNFTEIEPALAYLREKGAPIVIKADGLAAGKGVIVAMTLIEAEAAVHDMLAGNAFGDAGHRIVIEEFLDGEEASFIVMVDGEHVLPMATSQDHKRVGDGDTGLNTGGMGAYSPAPVVTDEVHQRTMERIIWPTVKGMAAEGNTYTGFLYAGLMIDKQGNPKVIEFNCRFGDPETQPIMLRMKSDLVELCLAACDGKLDEKTSEWDERASLGVVMAAGGYPGDYRTGDVIHGLPLEEVADGKVFHAGTKLAEDDRVVTSGGRVLCATALGHTVAEAQQRAYALMADIRWDNCFSRKDIGWRAIEREQN, from the coding sequence ATGAAAGTATTAGTAATCGGCAACGGCGGGCGCGAACACGCCCTGGCGTGGAAAGCGGCACAATCACCGCAGGTTGAAACCGTGTATGTCGCGCCAGGTAACGCCGGAACAGCGCTGGAACCAGCGCTGCAAAACGTCGCTATTGGCGTCACGGATATTCCGGCACTGCTGAGCTTTGCCCAGAACGAGAAGATCGATCTGACCATCGTCGGCCCGGAAGCGCCGCTGGTGAAAGGCGTGGTGGATACTTTCCGCGCCGCTGGCCTGAAAATCTTTGGCCCAACCGAAGGCGCCGCACAGCTGGAAGGCTCCAAAGCCTTCACCAAGGATTTCCTCGCCCGTCACCAGATTCCGACGGCGGAGTACCAGAACTTCACGGAGATCGAACCCGCGCTGGCTTACCTGCGTGAGAAAGGCGCGCCGATCGTCATTAAAGCCGACGGATTGGCTGCCGGGAAAGGCGTGATTGTGGCGATGACGCTGATCGAGGCCGAAGCCGCAGTTCATGACATGCTGGCGGGTAACGCGTTTGGCGACGCGGGACACCGTATCGTGATCGAAGAGTTCCTCGACGGTGAAGAAGCGAGCTTCATCGTGATGGTCGATGGCGAACATGTGCTGCCAATGGCCACCAGCCAGGATCACAAACGCGTCGGCGATGGCGATACCGGGTTGAATACCGGCGGTATGGGCGCTTACTCCCCGGCACCGGTGGTGACCGACGAGGTTCATCAGCGCACGATGGAGCGCATCATTTGGCCAACCGTAAAAGGCATGGCGGCGGAAGGCAATACTTATACCGGCTTCCTGTACGCTGGGCTGATGATCGATAAACAGGGCAACCCGAAAGTTATCGAATTCAACTGCCGCTTTGGCGACCCGGAAACCCAGCCAATCATGCTGCGTATGAAATCCGATCTGGTTGAACTTTGTCTGGCTGCCTGCGACGGTAAGCTGGACGAGAAAACGTCTGAATGGGATGAGCGCGCATCGCTCGGCGTGGTGATGGCGGCTGGCGGTTATCCGGGCGACTACCGCACAGGCGATGTGATCCACGGTCTGCCGCTGGAAGAGGTGGCGGACGGTAAGGTATTCCATGCCGGCACCAAACTGGCGGAAGATGACCGGGTCGTAACAAGCGGCGGTCGCGTACTGTGCGCCACTGCGCTAGGCCATACCGTTGCCGAAGCACAGCAGCGTGCCTACGCGCTGATGGCAGATATCCGCTGGGATAACTGCTTTAGCCGCAAAGATATCGGCTGGCGCGCGATCGAACGCGAGCAAAACTAA
- the hupA gene encoding nucleoid-associated protein HU-alpha: MNKTQLIDVIADKAELSKTQAKAALESTLAAITESLKEGDAVQLVGFGTFKVNHRAERTGRNPQTGKEIKIAAANVPAFVSGKALKDAVK; this comes from the coding sequence ATGAACAAGACTCAACTGATTGATGTAATTGCAGACAAAGCAGAACTGTCCAAAACCCAGGCTAAAGCTGCTCTGGAATCCACTCTGGCTGCTATTACTGAGTCTCTGAAAGAAGGCGATGCTGTACAACTGGTTGGTTTCGGTACCTTCAAAGTGAACCACCGCGCTGAGCGTACTGGCCGCAACCCGCAGACCGGTAAAGAAATCAAAATCGCTGCAGCGAATGTACCGGCGTTTGTTTCTGGTAAAGCACTGAAAGACGCAGTTAAGTAA
- the nfi gene encoding deoxyribonuclease V (cleaves DNA at apurinic or apyrimidinic sites) → MDLASLRAQQIELASSVIREDRLDNDPPDLIAGADVGFEQGGEVTRAAMVLLTYPALELVEYKVARIATTMPYIPGFLSFREYPALLAAWEQLSQKPDLVFVDGHGISHPRRLGVASHFGLMMDVPTIGVAKKRLCGKFEPLSAEPGALAPLMDKGEQLAWVWRSKARCNPLFIATGHRVSTDSALAWVQRCMQGYRLPEPTRWADAVASERPAFVRWQANHR, encoded by the coding sequence ATGGATCTCGCGTCGCTACGCGCTCAACAAATTGAACTCGCCTCGTCGGTGATCCGCGAGGATCGCCTTGATAACGATCCGCCGGATCTGATCGCCGGGGCGGATGTTGGGTTCGAGCAGGGCGGGGAAGTGACGCGAGCGGCGATGGTGCTGTTGACGTATCCAGCGCTTGAGCTGGTGGAATACAAAGTGGCGCGTATCGCCACTACCATGCCGTATATCCCCGGCTTCCTCTCCTTTCGCGAGTATCCTGCGCTGTTGGCGGCGTGGGAACAGCTGTCACAAAAACCGGATTTAGTCTTTGTCGATGGGCACGGTATTTCCCACCCGCGTCGTCTGGGGGTGGCAAGCCACTTTGGATTGATGATGGATGTACCCACCATCGGCGTAGCGAAAAAACGGCTGTGCGGCAAGTTTGAGCCGCTTTCCGCCGAACCTGGCGCGCTGGCCCCGCTGATGGACAAAGGCGAGCAGTTAGCCTGGGTCTGGCGCAGCAAAGCGCGCTGTAACCCGCTGTTTATCGCGACCGGACATCGCGTGAGTACCGACAGCGCGTTGGCGTGGGTGCAGCGCTGTATGCAAGGCTACCGTCTGCCGGAACCGACGCGCTGGGCGGATGCGGTGGCATCAGAGCGTCCGGCGTTTGTGCGCTGGCAAGCAAATCACCGCTGA
- the hemE gene encoding uroporphyrinogen decarboxylase, with product MTELKNDRYLRALLRQPVDVTPVWMMRQAGRYLPEYKATRAQAGDFMSLCKNAELACEVTLQPLRRYPLDAAILFSDILTIPDAMGLGLYFEAGEGPRFTSPVACKADVDKLPIPDPEDELGYVMNAVRTIRRELKGDVPLIGFSGSPWTLATYMVEGGSSKAFTVIKKMMYADPQALHALLDKLAKSVTLYLNAQIKAGAQSVMIFDTWGGVLTGRDYQQFSLYYMHKIVDGLLRENDGRRVPVTLFTKGGGQWLEAMAETGCDALGLDWTTDIADARRRVGHKVALQGNMDPSMLYAPPARIEEEVATILAGFGQGEGHVFNLGHGIHQDVPPEHAGAFVDAVHRLSEQYHR from the coding sequence ATGACCGAACTGAAGAACGATCGTTATCTGCGTGCGCTGCTGCGCCAGCCCGTTGATGTTACCCCGGTATGGATGATGCGCCAGGCAGGCCGCTATCTGCCGGAGTACAAAGCCACCCGCGCACAAGCAGGCGATTTTATGTCGCTGTGCAAAAATGCTGAGCTGGCGTGCGAAGTCACGCTACAACCGCTGCGGCGCTACCCGCTTGATGCGGCGATCCTCTTCTCGGACATTCTGACCATCCCGGATGCGATGGGGCTGGGACTCTATTTTGAGGCCGGGGAAGGCCCGCGCTTTACTTCGCCAGTCGCCTGTAAAGCGGATGTCGATAAGCTACCGATTCCTGACCCGGAAGACGAACTGGGCTACGTGATGAACGCGGTGCGTACGATTCGCCGCGAGTTGAAAGGTGACGTTCCGCTGATCGGTTTTTCCGGCAGCCCGTGGACGCTGGCGACTTACATGGTGGAAGGTGGCAGCAGCAAAGCCTTTACCGTCATCAAAAAAATGATGTATGCCGATCCGCAGGCGCTGCATGCGCTGCTCGATAAGCTGGCGAAAAGCGTCACTCTGTATCTCAACGCGCAGATTAAAGCGGGCGCGCAGTCGGTCATGATTTTCGACACCTGGGGCGGCGTGCTGACGGGGCGCGATTACCAGCAGTTCTCGCTGTATTACATGCATAAAATCGTTGATGGTTTACTACGGGAAAACGACGGTCGCCGTGTACCGGTCACGTTATTCACTAAAGGTGGCGGCCAGTGGCTGGAGGCGATGGCGGAAACCGGGTGTGATGCGTTAGGTCTCGACTGGACAACCGATATTGCCGACGCGCGCCGTCGCGTGGGCCATAAAGTGGCGCTACAGGGCAATATGGACCCGTCCATGCTCTATGCGCCACCGGCGCGCATTGAAGAGGAAGTGGCGACGATTCTCGCCGGATTCGGCCAGGGTGAAGGCCACGTCTTTAATCTTGGACACGGCATCCACCAGGATGTGCCGCCGGAGCACGCGGGCGCATTTGTTGATGCGGTACACCGCTTGTCTGAACAGTACCACCGCTAA
- the thiG gene encoding thiazole synthase — MLRIADKTFDSHLFTGTGKFASSQLMVEAIRASGSQLVTLAMKRVDLRQHNDAILAPLIDAGVTLLPNTSGAKTAEEAIFAAQLAREALGTHWLKLEIHPDARWLLPDPVETLKAAEALVKQGFVVLPYCGADPVLCKRLEEVGCAAVMPLGAPIGSNQGLETRAMLEIIIQQATVPVVVDAGIGVPSHATQALEMGADAVLVNTAIAVADDPVMMAQAFRLAVEAGVMARRAVPGTRSSYAQATSPLTGFLEASA; from the coding sequence ATGTTACGTATTGCAGATAAAACGTTTGATTCACATCTGTTCACCGGCACGGGGAAATTTGCCTCTTCACAGCTGATGGTCGAGGCGATTCGCGCTTCCGGCAGCCAGTTGGTCACGCTGGCGATGAAACGCGTGGATTTACGCCAGCACAATGACGCGATTCTGGCGCCGCTTATTGATGCCGGGGTAACGCTGCTTCCCAATACCTCCGGTGCGAAAACAGCGGAAGAAGCCATCTTCGCCGCGCAACTGGCGCGGGAAGCCTTGGGCACACACTGGCTGAAACTGGAGATTCACCCCGACGCGCGCTGGCTGCTGCCGGACCCTGTCGAAACGCTGAAAGCCGCAGAAGCGCTGGTAAAACAGGGGTTCGTCGTGCTGCCCTACTGCGGCGCCGACCCGGTGTTGTGCAAACGTCTTGAGGAGGTTGGCTGCGCCGCCGTCATGCCGCTCGGTGCGCCCATTGGTTCAAATCAGGGGCTGGAGACGCGCGCGATGCTGGAGATCATCATCCAACAGGCCACCGTTCCGGTGGTGGTCGATGCCGGTATCGGCGTTCCCAGCCACGCCACACAGGCGCTGGAAATGGGCGCTGACGCGGTACTGGTGAATACGGCGATTGCGGTAGCGGATGATCCGGTGATGATGGCGCAGGCTTTTCGCCTGGCGGTTGAAGCCGGAGTTATGGCGCGTCGGGCCGTACCCGGAACGCGCAGCAGCTACGCTCAGGCCACCAGCCCGCTCACCGGATTTCTGGAGGCTTCGGCATGA
- a CDS encoding YjaG family protein: MLQNPIHLRLERLESWQHVTFMACLCERMYPNYAMFCQQTGFGDGQVYRRILDLIWETLTVKDAKVNFDSQLEKFEEAIPAADDFDLYGVYPAIDACVALSELMHSRLSGETLEHAIEVSKTSITTVAMLEMTQAGREMTDEELKENPAVEQEWDIQWEIFRLLADCEERDIELIKGLRADLREAGESNIGINFEQ, from the coding sequence ATGTTACAAAACCCGATTCATCTGCGTCTGGAACGCCTGGAAAGCTGGCAGCACGTCACCTTTATGGCTTGTTTGTGCGAGCGTATGTATCCGAACTATGCCATGTTCTGTCAGCAGACGGGTTTTGGCGATGGGCAGGTGTACCGCCGAATCCTGGATCTCATCTGGGAAACGCTGACGGTGAAAGATGCGAAGGTCAATTTTGACAGCCAGCTGGAAAAGTTTGAGGAAGCGATTCCGGCTGCTGACGATTTTGACCTGTACGGCGTTTACCCGGCGATTGATGCCTGCGTTGCATTAAGCGAGTTAATGCATTCTCGTCTTAGTGGCGAAACGCTGGAACATGCCATTGAGGTCAGTAAGACATCCATTACCACGGTTGCGATGCTGGAAATGACTCAGGCTGGTCGAGAAATGACCGATGAAGAGCTCAAAGAAAACCCGGCTGTTGAACAGGAATGGGACATTCAGTGGGAAATATTCCGACTTTTGGCCGACTGCGAAGAACGCGATATTGAGCTGATAAAAGGGCTTCGGGCAGACCTGCGCGAGGCCGGTGAGAGCAATATCGGTATAAATTTTGAGCAATGA
- the thiE gene encoding thiamine phosphate synthase: protein MYQPDFPAVPFRLGLYPVVDSVQWIERLLEAGVRTLQLRIKDKRDEEVEDDVSAAIALGRRYNARLFINDYWRLAIKHNAYGVHLGQEDLETTDLKAIQAAGLRLGVSTHDDMEIDIALAARPSYIALGHVFPTQTKQMPSAPQGLEQLARHIERLGDYPTVAIGGISLERASPVLKTGVGSIAVVSAITRAEDWREATAQLLAIAGAGDE, encoded by the coding sequence ATGTATCAGCCCGATTTCCCGGCGGTGCCTTTCCGCCTGGGGCTTTATCCGGTCGTTGATAGCGTGCAATGGATCGAACGCTTGCTGGAAGCGGGAGTCCGCACCCTCCAGCTACGTATCAAAGACAAGCGCGACGAAGAGGTGGAGGACGACGTATCAGCCGCTATCGCGCTGGGTCGCCGCTACAATGCCCGCCTGTTCATCAATGACTACTGGCGACTGGCGATCAAACACAACGCTTACGGGGTGCATCTCGGTCAGGAAGATCTGGAAACCACCGACCTGAAGGCGATTCAGGCTGCCGGGCTGCGCTTAGGCGTTTCCACCCACGATGACATGGAAATCGACATAGCGCTGGCGGCCAGACCGTCTTATATCGCACTCGGCCACGTATTCCCGACGCAAACCAAACAGATGCCGTCCGCGCCGCAAGGACTGGAGCAGCTGGCGCGCCATATTGAACGTCTTGGCGATTACCCCACCGTTGCCATCGGCGGGATCAGCCTCGAACGCGCCTCGCCGGTGCTGAAAACTGGCGTGGGCAGTATTGCCGTCGTCAGCGCCATTACCCGGGCGGAAGACTGGCGCGAAGCAACGGCGCAGTTACTGGCAATCGCGGGGGCTGGCGATGAATGA
- a CDS encoding DUF1481 domain-containing protein, whose translation MNSFNEGALSPLLSVWRRMLTLAGALLLSACSHNTTLPPFTASGYVDDQGAVRIWRKDSSDGVHLLSVFSPWRNGSTTTSEYRWQGDMLSLIELNIYSKPSEHIRARFDDHGELSFMQHEVDGQKQQLSSDQIALYRYRANQIRQTSDALRQGRVVLRQGRWHADRTVTTCEGETLKPDLDAWAISHIERRQQRSSIEVSVAWLEAPDGSQLLLVANEDFCHWQPIEKTF comes from the coding sequence GTGAACAGTTTTAATGAAGGGGCGCTCTCGCCCCTTTTGTCTGTCTGGCGTCGTATGCTGACGTTGGCAGGCGCGCTGTTGCTGTCCGCTTGTAGCCATAACACGACGCTTCCACCGTTTACGGCCAGCGGTTATGTTGACGACCAGGGTGCGGTACGCATCTGGCGTAAAGATTCCAGCGATGGCGTCCATCTGCTCTCGGTCTTTAGCCCGTGGCGTAACGGCAGCACCACAACCAGCGAATACCGCTGGCAGGGCGACATGCTCTCCCTGATTGAACTCAATATTTACAGCAAACCTTCTGAACATATTCGCGCACGCTTCGACGATCATGGCGAGCTCAGTTTTATGCAGCATGAAGTCGACGGGCAGAAGCAGCAGCTTTCCAGCGACCAGATCGCCTTATACCGCTATCGCGCCAATCAGATCCGCCAGACCAGTGACGCATTGCGTCAGGGGCGCGTCGTACTGCGTCAGGGACGCTGGCATGCAGACCGTACGGTAACTACCTGCGAAGGCGAAACGTTGAAACCAGACCTGGATGCGTGGGCTATCAGCCACATAGAGCGACGTCAGCAGCGTTCATCAATAGAGGTGAGTGTGGCATGGCTGGAGGCGCCTGATGGCTCTCAACTGCTGCTGGTGGCCAATGAAGACTTCTGCCACTGGCAACCTATAGAGAAGACGTTCTGA
- the nudC gene encoding NAD(+) diphosphatase, translating to MDRIIEKLDHGWWIVSHEQKLWLPRGELPYGEATNFDLVGQRALLIGEWEGEPVWLVLQHRRHDMGSVRQVIDQDVGLFQLAGRGVQLAEFYRSHKFCGYCGHPMYPSKTEWAMLCSHCRERYYPQIAPCIIVAIRRADSILLAQHTRHRNGVHTVLAGFVEVGETLEQAVAREVMEESGIKVKNLRYVTSQPWPFPQSLMTAFMAEYDSGEIVIDPKELLEAGWYRYDDLPLLPPPGTVARRLIEDTVAMCRAEYE from the coding sequence ATGGATCGTATTATTGAAAAATTAGATCACGGTTGGTGGATCGTCAGTCACGAGCAAAAATTATGGTTGCCTCGTGGAGAATTGCCATATGGCGAAGCGACAAATTTCGATCTTGTGGGGCAGCGCGCACTCCTGATTGGCGAGTGGGAAGGAGAGCCTGTCTGGCTGGTGTTACAGCATCGTCGGCATGATATGGGGTCGGTACGGCAGGTCATCGATCAGGACGTTGGCCTGTTTCAACTGGCGGGGCGGGGCGTGCAGCTGGCGGAATTTTATCGCTCGCACAAATTCTGCGGTTACTGCGGCCACCCCATGTACCCGAGCAAGACCGAATGGGCGATGCTGTGCAGCCACTGCCGCGAGCGTTACTATCCGCAGATTGCTCCCTGCATTATTGTCGCCATCCGGCGTGCCGATTCCATTTTACTGGCCCAGCATACGCGCCATCGTAACGGTGTTCATACGGTGCTGGCCGGGTTTGTGGAAGTGGGGGAGACCTTAGAGCAGGCGGTTGCGCGCGAAGTGATGGAAGAGAGCGGCATCAAAGTGAAAAATCTGCGTTACGTGACCTCACAGCCCTGGCCGTTCCCGCAATCGCTGATGACGGCGTTTATGGCGGAGTATGACAGCGGCGAGATTGTCATCGACCCGAAAGAGCTGCTGGAGGCGGGCTGGTATCGCTATGACGATCTTCCGTTATTGCCGCCGCCGGGCACGGTGGCGCGTCGTTTGATCGAAGATACTGTGGCAATGTGTCGGGCTGAGTATGAGTGA
- the thiC gene encoding phosphomethylpyrimidine synthase ThiC: MSATKLTRREQRAQAQHFIDTLEGTAFPNSKRIYITGSQPDIRIPMREIQLSPTLIGGGKDNPQYEENEAIPVYDTSGPYGDPDVAINVQQGLAKLRQPWIEARADSEELTDRSSAYTKERLADDGLDELRFTGLLTPKRAKAGKCVTQLHYARQGIVTPEMEFIAIRENMGRERIRGDVLRQQHPGVGFGARLPENITPEFVRDEVAAGRAIIPANINHPESEPMIIGRNFLVKVNANIGNSAVTSSIEEEVEKLVWSTRWGADTVMDLSTGRYIHETREWILRNSPVPIGTVPIYQALEKVNGIAEDLTWEAFRDTLLEQAEQGVDYFTIHAGVLLRYVPMTAKRLTGIVSRGGSIMAKWCLSHHQENFLYEHFREICEICAAYDVSLSLGDGLRPGSIQDANDEAQFAELHTLGELTKIAWEYDVQVMIEGPGHVPMQMIRRNMTEELEHCHEAPFYTLGPLTTDIAPGYDHFTSGIGAAMIGWFGCAMLCYVTPKEHLGLPNKEDVKQGLITYKIAAHAADLAKGHPGAQIRDNAMSKARFEFRWEDQFNLALDPFTARAYHDETLPQESGKVAHFCSMCGPKFCSMKISQEVRDYAAAQTIEVGMADMSENFRAKGGEIYLRKEEA; this comes from the coding sequence ATGTCTGCAACAAAATTGACTCGCCGCGAACAACGCGCCCAGGCCCAACACTTTATCGACACCCTGGAAGGCACCGCCTTTCCGAACTCAAAACGTATTTATATTACCGGCTCACAACCGGACATCCGAATTCCGATGCGTGAAATCCAGCTAAGCCCCACGCTCATCGGCGGCGGCAAAGATAATCCGCAATACGAAGAGAACGAAGCCATCCCGGTCTATGACACCTCTGGCCCCTATGGCGATCCTGATGTCGCCATTAACGTTCAGCAGGGGCTGGCAAAACTGCGTCAGCCCTGGATTGAGGCTCGTGCAGACAGCGAAGAATTGACCGACCGTAGCTCGGCGTACACCAAAGAACGTCTGGCAGATGATGGACTGGACGAGCTGCGTTTTACGGGGCTGCTCACGCCGAAGCGCGCCAAAGCGGGCAAATGCGTAACGCAACTGCATTATGCGCGTCAGGGGATTGTAACCCCGGAAATGGAGTTCATCGCTATTCGTGAAAACATGGGGCGTGAGCGCATTCGCGGCGATGTGTTACGCCAGCAGCATCCGGGCGTTGGGTTTGGCGCGCGCCTGCCGGAAAACATCACACCGGAATTTGTTCGTGACGAAGTGGCCGCCGGTCGCGCGATTATCCCGGCCAACATCAACCACCCGGAATCCGAACCGATGATCATCGGACGCAACTTCCTGGTGAAGGTCAACGCCAATATCGGCAACTCAGCGGTCACTTCCTCTATTGAAGAAGAGGTGGAAAAACTGGTGTGGTCGACGCGCTGGGGCGCAGATACGGTGATGGACCTCTCAACCGGTCGCTATATTCACGAAACTCGCGAGTGGATCCTGCGTAACAGCCCGGTACCGATCGGCACCGTGCCGATCTATCAGGCGCTGGAGAAAGTAAACGGGATCGCCGAAGATCTCACCTGGGAAGCCTTCCGCGACACGCTGCTGGAGCAGGCGGAACAGGGCGTCGATTACTTCACCATCCACGCGGGCGTACTGCTGCGCTATGTGCCAATGACCGCAAAACGTCTGACCGGTATCGTCTCGCGCGGCGGTTCGATCATGGCGAAATGGTGCCTCTCTCACCATCAAGAAAACTTCCTCTACGAGCACTTCCGCGAAATCTGCGAAATCTGCGCCGCTTACGATGTCTCGCTGTCGCTGGGCGACGGCCTGCGTCCGGGATCAATTCAGGATGCGAACGACGAAGCGCAGTTTGCCGAGCTGCACACGCTGGGCGAGCTGACCAAAATTGCCTGGGAGTACGACGTGCAGGTGATGATTGAAGGCCCTGGCCACGTACCGATGCAGATGATCCGCCGTAACATGACCGAAGAGCTGGAACACTGCCACGAAGCGCCGTTCTACACCTTAGGGCCACTGACCACCGATATTGCGCCGGGCTACGACCACTTCACCTCCGGCATTGGCGCGGCAATGATTGGCTGGTTTGGCTGCGCCATGCTCTGCTACGTAACGCCAAAAGAGCACCTCGGCCTGCCGAACAAAGAGGATGTGAAACAGGGGCTGATCACCTACAAAATCGCGGCGCATGCCGCCGACCTGGCAAAAGGCCATCCTGGCGCGCAAATCCGCGATAACGCCATGTCGAAAGCCCGCTTTGAGTTCCGCTGGGAAGACCAGTTTAACCTGGCGCTTGACCCGTTCACTGCCCGCGCCTACCACGACGAAACCCTGCCGCAGGAGTCCGGTAAAGTGGCGCACTTCTGCTCCATGTGCGGCCCCAAATTCTGTTCAATGAAGATCAGCCAGGAAGTCCGCGACTACGCGGCGGCGCAGACCATCGAGGTAGGAATGGCGGATATGTCAGAAAACTTCCGCGCCAAAGGCGGTGAAATCTATCTCAGGAAGGAGGAAGCATAA
- the thiF gene encoding thiazole biosynthesis adenylyltransferase ThiF, with protein sequence MNDRDFMRYSRQILLGDIAIEGQQKLLASRVLIVGLGGLGSPAALYLAGAGIGTLVLADDDEVHLSNLQRQILFTTDDIARPKSQVTKQRLARLNPDIELLALQQRLTGDALRHAVERADVVLDCTDNMATRQEINAACVALDTPLITASAVGFGGQLMVLTPPWEQGCYRCLWPDDEEPERNCRTAGIVGPVVGVMGTLQALEAIKLLSGMDIPGGELRLFDAKTSQWRSLALHRASGCPVCGGRHADSVQ encoded by the coding sequence ATGAATGATCGTGACTTTATGCGCTACAGCCGACAAATTTTGCTCGGCGATATCGCCATTGAAGGGCAGCAAAAATTGCTCGCCAGCCGGGTTCTGATTGTCGGTCTGGGCGGTTTGGGTTCCCCTGCGGCGCTCTATCTGGCGGGCGCTGGCATCGGTACGCTGGTTTTAGCCGACGATGACGAAGTGCATCTGAGCAATCTGCAACGGCAAATCCTGTTCACCACAGATGATATTGCCCGCCCTAAATCACAGGTGACAAAGCAGCGGCTGGCTCGGCTGAACCCGGATATTGAACTGCTGGCGTTACAGCAGCGCCTCACTGGCGATGCGCTCCGCCATGCGGTTGAGCGCGCCGATGTGGTGCTCGATTGTACCGACAACATGGCGACCCGTCAGGAGATCAACGCCGCCTGCGTCGCGCTGGATACTCCTCTCATTACCGCCAGCGCCGTCGGCTTTGGCGGCCAGTTGATGGTACTGACGCCGCCCTGGGAACAGGGCTGCTACCGCTGCCTGTGGCCGGATGATGAAGAACCGGAACGCAACTGCCGCACGGCAGGGATCGTCGGCCCCGTTGTCGGCGTGATGGGAACATTGCAGGCGCTGGAAGCCATCAAGTTACTGAGCGGGATGGACATCCCCGGCGGCGAGTTGCGGTTATTCGATGCCAAAACCAGCCAGTGGCGCAGTCTGGCATTGCATCGCGCCAGCGGTTGCCCGGTATGCGGAGGGCGTCATGCAGATTCAGTTCAATGA